CCTGATATCGAGGAACAAGTAGCTCAAGTTCTACTCAAGGATATTAAAGGTTCTTGGCCTCCCTCTCATGGGAGAAGTCAGTATTGCCTTCTGCCGATAAAGTCTCCTGTGTCCCTGGAGCGGGTGGTTGGAGGAAGTGCTCGGGAGAGTTGGCAAAGCTTTAAAGCGGACAGCCTCGACCTTTTCTTTGCAGTAAGCACACCCAACACTGAAagatctttttatttctaaggcATGTTACAGCCTGATTGCTTTGGAATTCCATTTAGCTCAGTTGGCCAGAGCACGGTGCTAATATgaaggttgtgggtttgatccccgTGTGGGCCATTTTATCGACTTGGACTCGATAATctttatgggtcccttccagctcagaatattctgtgaattaGAGCAGCAAAGAACGCCACAGCTGGTAAACCAATCCCTCCTTCCCACGGTACCCTCAGGAGAGACAGAGGGCCCTTTTGCCTTCCCTTGCTCTTGTGTCACTGAACTTTGATCGCTCATAGGATTGCCAGACCTtggccttggacaattccagggatggggcagccacagcttctctgggcaacctgtgccagggcctctcttCCCTGGCACTATCGCTGTGCTGAGCGTCCCGTCCCAGGCAGCCCCGCTGGGCTGGGCTCGGCATCGGCATCGGCgccgggatcgggatcggggCCGGGATCaggatcgggatcgggatcaGGATCGGGATCGGGGCCGGGATCAGGATCGGGATCGGGGCCGGGATCGGGGCCGGGATCGGGGCCGGGGCCCGCCCCTCTgtcccgcccccggcccgccccggccATGGCGGCGCGGCTGTGGCAGCTTTGCAATGTCTTCATGGCTGCCTTCTTCGGGCTGGCGGCCGCCGTGCAGGTGAGGCCGGGGCTTCCCTCCCGTCCCCTCCGCTCCCCTCCTGCGGAGCGCGGCCTCGGCCGGGCCGGCGGCTGTGGGGTCTCAGTGCACGCCTCCCGCTGCAGGTGAACGACCCCGACGCGGGGCTGTGGATGGTGAGTACGGGCCGCCCTTCCCTTGCCCTTCGGCTCCTCCTGCCCCGGAGGTCCCGGTggccccagcccctctctgcttGCGCCCGTCCGATCCGGAGCCGCCAAAGGAAACCTGCTCCCGGCTTCCAGCTGAAGAGCGGGCAGACGCCGGGAAAACGATGTCTCTACTGCAGCGACGGCTGGAATCCGACCGTGCTTCCAGGATCTGCCTTACTTCACCCTAGATCCGCACCTGCCCCTGCAGAGCATCGCTTCCCTGTGCAGAGCGCTCCGAGCTGCTCCCGTTCCTCGTACCCGGCGCTCCCCTGTTCCCGTGGCCCTGTGCTTGCCTTGAGTCACCAGCGGGACCCGCCTTCTGCCGCTCAGCTGGGCCTCGAAGGGAAACGGGGAGCGAACCCCCCTCCTGTGCCCGCCCTGCCTCGGCCCCATGAGCAGCCCCCGGCCCCATGAGCAGCCCCCGTGCTCCGGGCTGGGAGCCGAGGGCAGACGGGGACGGTCTGTGTGTGACAGGAGCTgcttccagggcaggggctgcccttGCGTGCCCTGGGGTGCGTGAGCGCCTCTGGCAGCGGCACCAAAGGCGGGCAAAGCGCCCCAGCGCAGGTGGAAAGTTTGGGGAGCCCAGGGCCGGGGAGGACCCTGTCCCGTCAGTGCTTTCCCTGGAGGATCGGGATTCAGGGAAGGGGCTCTGCAGTGGTTGGTCAGGTCCGTAACCCAGGAGCGGAGGAACAAGGGCTCGCTCTGGGCTCATGGCCCGGGATTTTGCGTGATGATGGTGAAGATGAGCACTAGCAGTACCAGGGCATGCCGGAGGGCAAGGGACTGGGATCTGCTCTGTGCCTCCGACAAACTGCAGTAAAGGGgggaagtgctgctgtgggtgggtACTTCTGCTTCCTGACCTTGCAAAGTTTTGCTGCCGAGTAGATTTATATGTCATTAACAGGTTGTCTACTTAGTGCCAGCTGCCCTGACACTGCTTGTCAGCATCAACCCTTCAGTAACAGGTATGATACTGGTGTGCAAAACAGTCTCTGCTCAAATTTTGCCCCCAAAAGGTtgttgttttgccttttttttttttttaattaaaccaCAGATTAAAATCGGGCTGTGTGGAAACACATCCTACTACCTTCTGAGAGCAAAAAGCTGCAGGATCTGTTTCTGCAAAAGCTGGTCATTGCTTTAGTGCTGGTGGCTGGACATGctgcaggggaggagaggagccctgcagaaagcccagctgctgggatgggccTGCACCCTGATTCCAGCTCAAAGCCCAACTGGAGCAGAAGCCTGGGAGCATGCTCTGAACCTGGCTCTGTGTTGACCGTAGCACATTAATTCAATTTGTTTCATTGttataaatctgtgtttttgtttatCTACCTCATGCAAGAGCAGCTGAGCTTTGCACAGTCCCGTGAAAGTGCTAAAGGTCTTGTTCAGTGCCAGGTATTGCTGCTGCCCCACAGAGCAATGGGAGCAGTAAGAACATTCAAAGGCTGTGTTTCCAAGGGTGTTTGCTGTGGGGGCTAATGGCAGTTCAGAGGATCATTCAGATCAGATTTGTTTCAGGACTTCAGAACATGgttaaaatttttgtattttaattcaatggaaataattttacataAGGCCATTTTATATACACAAAGTGACTGTGTCTGTTCTGGGTGAATACTTACACTGGCTAAACTAAAATCACacttaaaagagaaaaccttCAGGAGTGTGTGGTATTGTCACAAATTACACTGCTGCAGTCAATAGCATTCCAGCTACCTGAAGCATGTAAAGTGGCAGCATTCCTAAGTTCAGAACTCATGAGGGTTGGTCATTTGTGGTTTTGAACATTTCAGGGgaggtttgtgtgtgtgtgatagGCAGCATAATGGCATTTGGCTGGTCAAGAGAATCTGCATGTTAAACTCACAGTTAGGTTTCTCCTTGTGTCAAGATctgtggaaaataaagattAGAATAGCACAACTTTTGTTAAACTGCAGGTTTATGTAAATTCACCAAGGGGTATTTGCCATTCAGGTCTCTGGAAGACACACATGCTTAGGGTTTACTTTATGCTTCATGATAGTTGCTGACAGTctggttttttcctcagatAATGATGTTTGGAGGAGCCTCTGTGACCTTCATTCTGTGGTCTGTGTTGTTGGGACCATTGCCTTGGCTTACTCTTTGTTTGCTTATACCCAAGGGAACATTTTTCACGAAGAGGAAGGCAGGTAAGCAGTGGGTTTTATTTGCCCCTGCCCAAATCCAGCTCACCAGGCCGTCTCCTTCTGATGTCACCTTCCAAAACTTTATTTCTGGGCTGTTGCAGTGAGTGCTATTGGTCCAGAGGAATCAGACCAAAGAGGAGGGACCCTAATGCTCCAAACCAGTGACTCCTTGGACACAGGGAAGTCAACAGTCATTGCTTCCCTGATTGTGGCAGTTAGATTTACTTGGTCTGGCTTTCAGAGACCAGGGCACAAGCACAATGAAACAGCTTTGTACTCTTTTCCTGGAGCTGTAGGAGTGGTAGTTTTGAAAACTTCTGAGGCAATACCAAATGCATGTTTATCTGGCATGGGCTGCTGAGTCCTTGAAACTGCTAGGGATTGAGAAGGAGGGAGAATTTCTCACCTGGACATTCAGGAGTTGCCTAAAAAGTAGGTGCTTGCAAAGTACTGGCAGCTACTTCTGCACCTAATGACAAAACTGGGATGCTGCTTTGCTCTATGTTAATGAGAGAAATGTGCCTGCTTTGCCTATGTTAATGAGAGAAATGTGCTACGGAATGTAAGTCCAGCAGTAGAACAAAAAGTGGAGGCAGGAATTTCCGCAGCTGTTTAGCTGTCATGTCTGTTTGAAGATTTGTGGTGGGAAGCAAAGTTAATTCTTGTAAATACCTTTGTAATTATAATCCTAGTAAAATATATTGAACTTCTCCAAAGGAGAAGAAGATGACTGAAGTAGTTCTTCTTCTCCTTTAGAGAAGAAGAAGAACTGCTGTGGAGGCAAAATTTGTATTGCCTGAACGTAGACATGtgtttgtattattttctgatctgttttttggttggctttttAGAGAATTGTTTGGTCTGGTGATTATTACAGTATGGATGAGTCTTTGTCGCAGTTCAGCAAAgtaagttttctcttttttataaTCCATTCTCATGTTCACATTTAGTGACTAGCTCCCTGAAAACACATGGCTGATTTTGGTCAAGCATtggcacaggctccccagggaggtgatggagtcaccattcctggaagtgttcaaaaaaataactggatgtggcactgcaCAATGGGGTTTAGTGGGCATGGTGGTATACAGTCcaaggttggacttgatgatcctggaggtctttttcaaccttaaaGATTCGGTGATTTGAAGTAACTCTGTTGCATTTCTTCCATTCTAGGAGTCCCCTGGGAGGAGTTCACTTGGTTGCTGCAGTCGTTGTTGCCCTCTTCCCCTTTGTTTCGTGGCTGTACATTTATGTGAACAAAGACATGCGAGAGTCTTGGCCAACACACTGCAAAACGGTGATTTAATTGGGTGGGAGAAAGGCTACAGTAACTATGCTGTCCTTACTTGCCTTTGTTTTTGGTGCTTAATGAAAGGTTAGTGTCAGTTTGATAGGACCAAAGAACACCTGGCTGCTTCCAGCAGTGCCACTTGAGATTTAGGAAGATGTTGAGGAACACTGTCAAATCTGAGTGGGGAATTTTTCTATGGAAACCGCTGttcagctggctgctgcttaCATTCTCCAAGCACCATTGATCCAATGTGTGTTCTAATGGTATATTCAAGATATCATCACATCCCTGGATCACTCTCCAATCACTTCATACTTTGGGAAATCTACCATTCTGTAACATAAGGGACAAGTAAAGCaaatactattttaataaattactaTTTACAACCATGGAACTTTCAAATATGTGCCTGGATAATCCATTTCAGACGTACTGGAAAATTGAGCAGTCTGTATTTCTGTCCTAAGTAAAATatagctgaaaaaataatttttgctatttttaactgaaaatcactgttttcaCTGAGTAATAAACactatattttaaagaaaactcagTGAAAGCCTCcatatcttttattttctgggagATGCATATTCAAACCTGTCACCAGCAGATGTGGGCACTGTCACAACTCTGCCACTCACCtaatttttcttggaaagcaGGACCCACGCAGCAGCAAGCATGTCCCCACTATTCATCCCGGGGAAGGAAGCACAGGTGGATACACTGGACTCAGGAGCTGGCTGGGccagagccaggacagctcCAGGTGTAGCACACAACTCCCTTTCTTTAGATCGGTGTCAGGGCTCGCTCtcttggcactgctgcaggtgatcccagctgtgcacacacagcacagcccaagTATCTGCAGCATTCCATGGTGCAGCACAGATGGTCTCCACTCTCCTTAGCTTTTTCTGAGGATTACTTCAGTCTTTTAAAGCAATGTTGGAAGACTGAATTAGGCTACACTGAAGAATTAGAACTAGACTGAATTAGGTGGATGTATTCTGCCAGACATGAGACCTTACTGTGGtgttcacagaaaagaaataaattgagaTGTGGCTGGGCAGGTACAAGTCTGCATGCTTTAATGCTCGCTGAGAGAATAGcagtggggctttttttgaACAGTATTCGTTATATGGTTTGCATCTTTTCACAGTAACAATCCAGTCTGGATTGGGTGTTTGACATAAACATTCTGtactcaaatatattttatttcagttactgGCCTTCTCTGTTCTCCAGAAAGAAATCAagtattttcttacagaaacataatttctaaaattccgtatccaagagaaaaatgtctgaGCTAAAGCAATTAAGTATCAGCCATGCACAGCTTTCTAAAAGCAAACAGCTGAATCTCCTATACTTTTGTCCGAGTCCTTCCTGAAGAAGAGCAATCTGTATTTGCCTCGTATTTCAGAAATGCATAACTCTGTCGGGAATTCTGCCCCTTCCCTTTAGTATCATTTTATCTTCATAGACGTAAATAGTTCCAAAAGCGTTGCTTTCTGGTGGCGTTTCGATCACCCCCTCCAAGGTGAGGTGATGAACTCCGTGAGAGTCCAGGCAGTAGGCGCCGTCGTGCAGGTGCCCTGCGAGGACGCAGACCACGCACCGGTGCGAGTGTATGACTGACAGGGCAGCCTCGTAATTCCAGGCCAGGCAAACCCCGTTTGAAGCATACGGATGAATGGGCACATGACCTGCAGTccagagggaaaggaaataagaGAGAAACTGTAACAAATTCGCCTCATTGCTAGGGAAGTTCAGCCATCCAGCTGAGTACAGAAAGCGCACCCCAGAGTGAGGCATGGTTGCTGTTCTGCTCTTTCACAGGTTCCATCTCACCAGGGCCACAAGAGCTGCTACATGTTTTCCACAGCTAACATACACAGGCTAgctaacttttttttcccacatatTTCCATGGGAGTATATACCCCCCATCAAATACAGGGGGGTATATAGTATTCAGGGTATTTAGTTTTCAGGGCCCTTCCAGCACAAATCATTCTGATTCTCTAATACTCTCCCCCCCATATCCACCTACCCATAATTATaactttttcttggttttcatcAGAGAACTTGAGGACTTCATTGAACCAGTCCAGCTGGGCTTGGCTAAATCCTCCATTAAACGCTACAAAGTAAGGTTCTTTGAGCCCTGCAACGAAGAAGAAGGTTAGGCACAAATGTATACACCTCCCATGGCTCCTCTATTTGCCTTACGTAAATCTGCTGATGGTTGGTTTACTCTCAGAaccttttggggtttttttgcatttcttggaTCAAAACTCCGGCCTCCTTGCGCAAAGGAGACGATTATCTGTTAAGTGTTTTCGGGAGTTTTGGTCACACTACACAAACATGGTTTCCACTACTGGGTGTCCCCCGCCGCATGGGACAGGGCGGGCACAACTCGGTGCTCTGCAACATCCGCTTCACCAGCAGCTGCGTGGTGTTCCGACACTGCGgggcacagagcacagcacagaccCAGCCCAGAGGCACCGGGGCAGCACCAGCTGTACGGGGGAGCATCTCCTGTGCCCGCCTAGAGCCGCACGGACGGCAGGGAGGCGGCGGAGGGCGGAAGCAATGAGGCACACGCTCGAGCCCTCGGCAACCCGCTGTCAGCACCGGGAGCTCCGGGCAGCGAGGGCTCGGCCGCCCGCGCCCCTGCCAAGCCGGAGGTACCTGCGGGGCTGTTGAGGTCATCATTGGGGTTCTTCTCCCGCAGCACCCGCACGGACTCCTGGTAGCGGGGGCTGCCGGGCTCCGTGCCCAGGGTGCTCACGTCGTAGGTGTCGAGCACGACGAGGCGGAGCCGCGGGGCCGGGCTCCAGTGATAGGCGTGGCACTCCCTGTCCGGGGGCCCGTCCGAGCCCCCCGCGGGGCGGCTGTACAGCCCGGAGTGCACCAGCCGGGCCCGGCTGAAGTTGTAGAGCTCGTGGTTGCCCCACGCGTGGTGCACCGGCACCGACAGCTCCCCCAGGACCGCCAGCACCTGCTGCAAGGCGCTCTCGGCCTCGCCGCGCCGGACGTTCTGCCCGTCGATGCTATcgcccagctgcagcacaaagtCTATCGGCGGGCTCTCGTCTGCCCACGCCCGCACCGCCTCCCGCAGCAAGCGCAGGCTGTGCCGGTAGTAGCGCCGCCGGCAGCCACCGAAGTCGTGCCCGTCCTCCGCGTCCGCGAACTGGATGTCGGCGACAACCCCGAAGGCGACGCGCGGCGCCGCCTGCATGGCGGCCTCGGGCGGGGCGGAAGGGGCGGCGCGGGCAGCAGGAACatggcgggggcggcggggctgtGGCGGCTCCGGGCGGCCGCGGTGCGGGCCCGCGCGGGGCTGTGGCCGCTGCCGGGCCCGGCCGTGCGGGGCTGGGCGGTGCTGCCCGCGCTCCGCAGCCGCCCGGTGTCGCAGCTGCCGCCGGGCCGCGGGCCGCGGGCGGGCGCCCAGAGGCGGGTGAGTGAGGGACGGAGGGAGCGCGggcggcgggccgggccgccccTGCGCCCTGAGCGGTCACCAAAGCCCTTGTCCCCCGCAGCTCGTGTCGTGGCGGTCGCTGGCGGCCACCGTGGTGCTGGGCGGGGGGCTGCTGGCCGGCATGAAGGTGGTGAAGCGGCGCAAGGAGGAGGGTGAGTGCGGGGCGAGGGGGGAGCGGCGGGGGTGTAGCGTTTCGTGTTGAGAAGAAGCATTTTTCGTCTTCAGATGATGTGGGTTTTGCATTCGGATGTGTTTTACCTGCTTGGGCACCGTTGCTGTATCACGGCTTTGCACAGGGCCGCCTCGTGCCCGCGTTTACGGAAGTGCCGCAGAAAATTTTcggaaattaaaagcaattcGAGCTTCAGCGTTTTCAAGTTCCTGGGTCGGAGTAGTTGTGTTTGGCTGCACGCTATGCAGCGCAGAGACGGAGCTGGTGTTGTGGGCTCGTTGGGTTCCTGCCGTGCCACATGTGAGCTTTGCCctgtcctgcaggagctgccacaTATTTCCTTGTCATGGATTTACTGTTGAAAACAGAGATATTGCAGCTTTTAGGGTATGTTCTGTTTTCAACGGGTGCTGGTCTTTGTGTTTCACACCAGCCTAGAtatctgtctttattttcccctttctttctaAACAAAAATGCAGTCGGATAACAATGAAAGATAATGTCATGTTTCAAAGGAATATTTGATTTTGGCCAAAAGGAATGCTTTCTGGAAGGTGTGTGCACGTTGGGTTTGCGTGTGACAGGTGTTGGTGGATCTTGACATGACCCTGAGCCGTGTCTGACTCGCCTGCTCCCAAGGCTTGCCTGGGAAGCATTGTGCATTGTGGCACGGGTGTGTTTGATTCCCACTTGTGTTTTGTAGAACTGGAGAAGGAACGAAACCGAGGCATTGGGAAGCCACTGCTGGGAGGGCCCTTCTCGCTCGTCAGCCATGAGGGACAGCCCAGGACCAGCAAGGACTACATTGGCCAGTGGGTGCTGATCTACTTTGGCTTCACTCACTGCCCTGACATCTGTCCTGATGAACTGGAGAAAATGATTGCAGTGGTAGACGAAATTGGTATGGGAATTCAGTTGTCCTAGGGGTCCATAAACAGGGTTTTTGGGAGGTTCAGGTTTATTCTGATAAAATACCACAAATGGTAATACTTTTTTCAAAATCCTGCTGGCTATTATTCAGTATGTGAATTAATTGCTAAGTGGTACATAGATCAATCTACCTGTTGCTAGGGTCTGGCACGACGGCACTGATCTTTCCATAGCAGGGGACTTGGGAATAAAAAGATGGTGGCAGGTTATAGGAAATATATTGCATTGTATTTTTGCCAAGAAGTGACTGTGAGGTATATACgttagtatttttttccttctgttttgttcaTCTCAATGAGATTCTCTCCTGAAGCagagtggctgtgctgtggaatggagggagggaaaaggctCTGTGTTAGGGGTGCTTTCTTAGCCTGCAGGCCCTGAACAATTACTGAGCAGGGGTAATAGTAACCCAGCATGGGGGAAATCAGACCAAAATGAAGGCTTTGGCTGGAACATGAAGGAAAGAACCTGGATTGTGTCTTCCCATTTCCTCCTGCTCCGCCATCCTGGCGTGCTTTCCTTGTGTCAGCCAGTGTTCCAACACATGCATCACACCACAGCAtcttctgcagcagagccaaTCTTTCATCCctcctgagcagggcaggggctctgGCTGGGGGCCTGGAAActcccagcacagacacagagcatCACATCTCATGGCATTTGCTTCCTTCatgaattacagaaataaagctgCACAAAATGGTCTTTTTTTGTCACTTGGGGTGGGCTTGGATTGATGTTACATGGCTATGAGCTTGTTTGAAGAGAAATGAGAGAtgatttctggttttctaaaataaataataattgtTAATGTCACAGATCGAATTCCATCTTTGCCTAATCTGACCCCACTCTTCATCACCATCGATCCTGAGAGGGACAACCAAGAAGCCATTGCCAGATATGTTAAAGGTattcctgctttctttctctgtgtctccTAGCATGTAATACAGAGCACTGAAAAGGAGCTTCTTGAAGGGATTCTTTTTACTAAACTGTGTAAATATCTTCTTTCTATCTAGAATTCTCTCCGAAGCTGATCGGGTTGACTGGTACCAAGGCACAGATTGACCAAGTGGCTAAAGCGTACCGTGTGTACTACAGCGAAGGCCCCAAGGATGAGGACAATGATTACATAGTAAGTAAAAGGAGCCTTTGCTTACTGAAGGACTGTGGATAAGAGCagcataaacattttaaaaccagctgTTGGATCTTTAAGTTTAAGATCTGTATGTTAAGCTGTCAGAACCTCGATGCCATCTTAGAAGCTCAGAACCTCACCGAAGTGTGTTCTAAACAATCCCAGAAATGCAGACAGTAGCACAGGAGCTAGCAAGCCTGGCAATAGTCGAACTTTCTGATCTGTAACATTTGACTGGCTCTTCTCCTGTGGCTCCAAAGTGAAAATGGAACTGGGAAATTAAGGCAgtaggaagagagagaaaagagaattaaGTGAGTAACAATTCATTGCCTGCCAAACTGACACCAAGGAGTGGGGTCTTCCTGGCAAGAGACTTGGATATCTGCCTGCAGGTACTGTGGGAATCTTCTTTTTGTGTCAAACAACCTGCAAGAGAGAGCGTGTTAATTAATGCAAATTAAGTGGGAATAAAATATGTAGAGTAATAgtgtgaaggaggaaaatgaggTTTAAGTGAGGCTGAACTTGGTAGTCATAATCTTACTCTCTGGAAGTGATTGGACTGACTGCTTGTagggctctgagctgctgctggggcctTCCTGCCTTGCCACATTCTGAGCAGGCTGCAAAAGTAAAGCGGGTACAAGTGGTAGGGTGAGTGAGGATACACGTGATCtgatctcctttttttttcctttacgAGAACTGAGGGCatcagaggaaatgaaaaacagttCAAAAGTAAAATATCTGAATTAAAAACACCAATTAAAATTTTGAGAACCATTATTTCAATGAAGGAAATGCCATTAAATTTAAGGCATCCTTTTAACTTGTGGTCCTGGAAATGTCGCTGTGATGTCTCATTTCAAATGCAGCTGAACTCAGAGCATGGCTGTATTTCAGTCCTGAGCAGTCGTGGCTTCCATCGCCGGAACTTTTTGTCTTTGCTGAGAAAGATGTTGTCATGGTTAGGTGCAGACAGGATTTGCAGcggcatttaaataaatgtgcagTGGAGTTAAGTTTGATCTAAATCCAATTGGAATTCCGGGATGTGCATGGGTGAGGCTGCTTCGGTGCGCCGGCAGGGGGCGCCCCCGTCCCGtatgtccctgtgtccccctgcTGGTCCCGTTCCCGATCCCGCATTTCCCTGTATCCCACTGCTGGGTCCCATTCCCGATCCCGCATTTCCCTGTATCCCACTGCTGGTCCTGTTCCGATCCCGCATTTCCCTGTATCCCACTGCTGGGTCCCATTCCCGATCCCGCATTTCCCTGTATCCCACTGCTGGGTCCCATTCCCGATCCCGCATTTCCCTGTATCCCACTGCTGGTCCCATTCCCGATCCCGCATTTCCCTGTATCCCCCTGCTGGGTCCCATTCCCGATCCCGCATTTCCCTGTATCCCCCTGCTGGTCCCATTCCCGATCCCGCATTTCCCTGTATCCCCCTGCTGGGTCCCATTCCCGATCCCGCGTTTCCCTGTGTCCCACTCCTGATCCCATTCCCGATCCCGCATTTCCCTGTATCCCACTGCTGGTCCCATTCCCTGCCGTGCATTTCCCTTCTGAGCTGgtgttctgtgattttgtggTCTCTCTTACCAAGCCATGCTGCGCTCTCCTGCAGGTGGATCACACAATAATTATGTACCTCCTCGGCCCTGATGGTGACTTTGTGGATTACTATGGCCAGAATAAGAGGAGCGCTGAGATTTCAGCTTCTATTGCTGCACACATGAGAAAATACAGATCCTAAAATGCAAGGTCTTCAAAGATTGCTGTGAACATCACCTGTGGGTTTGGCTGTAATTGGACATTGGAGTTAAAGCAGAAGCACTCAACATTCTGTCGTGCAGGCCTCCTTTCTTCCAAATAAGAAAGGCAACCAGGTTTCTGCAAATTCCCATCACCAAAAATCTCTACAGAGCCTTCCCCATGGATATTATTTCCAACAAGATCTTGGGTACAGAATGAAATTTGGGACTTCTCTGAAAAGTTGTTGGGAGCAAAGAATGGAAAGCACTTTTCACTTGGGAAGAACGCGTGTGTTGCTGGTAACAAAAATGGCTGGTCTGGCAAGACATGAGCAAGGACAACAATCACTGCAGGAGAATGACTTGATGCAAAGCTGTGGGGCCATGGCATTCTCAGAGGAGCTCTGCCCTCTGGTGTCTCTGCACTGTTTTGCCTTCTGGGAGAGGCAGTTGCACTATTACAGG
The genomic region above belongs to Corvus cornix cornix isolate S_Up_H32 chromosome 18, ASM73873v5, whole genome shotgun sequence and contains:
- the ADPRM gene encoding manganese-dependent ADP-ribose/CDP-alcohol diphosphatase is translated as MQAAPRVAFGVVADIQFADAEDGHDFGGCRRRYYRHSLRLLREAVRAWADESPPIDFVLQLGDSIDGQNVRRGEAESALQQVLAVLGELSVPVHHAWGNHELYNFSRARLVHSGLYSRPAGGSDGPPDRECHAYHWSPAPRLRLVVLDTYDVSTLGTEPGSPRYQESVRVLREKNPNDDLNSPAGLKEPYFVAFNGGFSQAQLDWFNEVLKFSDENQEKVIIMGHVPIHPYASNGVCLAWNYEAALSVIHSHRCVVCVLAGHLHDGAYCLDSHGVHHLTLEGVIETPPESNAFGTIYVYEDKMILKGRGRIPDRVMHF
- the LOC104695678 gene encoding protein SCO1 homolog, mitochondrial — encoded protein: MKVVKRRKEEELEKERNRGIGKPLLGGPFSLVSHEGQPRTSKDYIGQWVLIYFGFTHCPDICPDELEKMIAVVDEIDRIPSLPNLTPLFITIDPERDNQEAIARYVKEFSPKLIGLTGTKAQIDQVAKAYRVYYSEGPKDEDNDYIVDHTIIMYLLGPDGDFVDYYGQNKRSAEISASIAAHMRKYRS
- the TMEM220 gene encoding transmembrane protein 220, which gives rise to MAARLWQLCNVFMAAFFGLAAAVQVNDPDAGLWMVVYLVPAALTLLVSINPSVTDNDVWRSLCDLHSVVCVVGTIALAYSLFAYTQGNIFHEEEGRELFGLVIITVWMSLCRSSAKSPLGGVHLVAAVVVALFPFVSWLYIYVNKDMRESWPTHCKTVI